Proteins encoded in a region of the Burkholderiales bacterium genome:
- a CDS encoding tetratricopeptide repeat protein translates to MGIAAAGRRGLVTRGARIAAALALSVLAGIAQGAADSAKDCGTITGNPRAAIEACTRAIEFLSLDRPDLAKAYYSRGTEYAALGNHDRALPDFNMAIELDPNLASAYYNRALAWSAKGESDRALADYDTAGKLNPRDANVFLGRGAEWIAKGDYRRAMAQYDDALRLNAESSPAWFGRGRARFYAGDFMMAASDLYRAHDLAPGIYSAIWLYLARKHADIPGERTLAREAGTSGSGQWPAPVVGLYLGNTPPDAVARAASNPDPARARDLKCEASFYIGQWHVLRGARDAAIPLLKEAESTCPRSFIEREGAAAELTRLR, encoded by the coding sequence GTGGGCATCGCAGCAGCAGGACGCCGCGGCCTCGTGACGCGCGGCGCCCGCATCGCCGCGGCGCTCGCCCTGAGCGTCCTCGCCGGCATCGCGCAAGGCGCCGCGGACAGCGCGAAGGACTGCGGCACGATCACCGGCAATCCCAGGGCGGCGATCGAGGCGTGCACGCGCGCGATCGAGTTCCTGAGCCTCGATCGTCCCGATCTCGCCAAGGCCTATTACTCGCGAGGGACCGAGTACGCGGCCCTCGGCAACCACGACCGCGCACTGCCCGACTTCAACATGGCGATCGAGCTCGATCCCAATCTCGCCAGCGCGTACTACAACCGCGCGCTCGCGTGGTCGGCGAAAGGCGAGTCCGACCGGGCGCTAGCCGATTACGATACCGCGGGCAAGCTCAACCCCCGCGACGCCAACGTATTCCTCGGCCGCGGCGCCGAATGGATCGCCAAGGGCGATTACCGCCGCGCGATGGCGCAATACGACGACGCGCTGCGCCTCAACGCCGAATCGTCGCCGGCGTGGTTCGGGCGCGGCCGCGCCCGCTTTTACGCAGGCGATTTCATGATGGCGGCGTCCGACCTCTACCGCGCCCACGATCTCGCGCCCGGCATTTACTCCGCGATCTGGCTCTACCTCGCCCGCAAGCACGCCGACATCCCCGGCGAGCGCACCCTCGCGCGCGAAGCCGGCACCAGCGGCAGCGGACAGTGGCCGGCGCCGGTCGTCGGGCTGTATCTCGGCAACACCCCCCCGGACGCCGTCGCCCGCGCCGCGTCGAACCCGGACCCGGCGCGCGCCCGCGACCTCAAGTGCGAGGCGAGCTTCTACATCGGCCAGTGGCACGTGCTGCGCGGCGCGCGCGACGCCGCGATCCCGCTCCTGAAGGAAGCCGAGAGCACCTGCCCGAGGAGCTTCATCGAGCGCGAAGGCGCGGCAGCGGAGCTCACGCGCCTGCGGTAG
- a CDS encoding GNAT family N-acetyltransferase, which yields MTLDATIVPLADAHIEGFRAAVDSVARERRYVAMLQAPPLEDCRAYVLDMRRRGFPQYVALCDERVAGWCDLSPVNRPVHAHCGTLGIGVIADYRGRGLGSRLLAATLERGRKIGLTRIELEVRAANLPAIALYERFGFVREGVKKNSVRIDGEYEDVIAMALLF from the coding sequence GTGACCCTCGACGCGACCATCGTCCCGCTCGCCGACGCGCACATCGAAGGCTTTCGCGCGGCGGTGGACAGCGTCGCGCGCGAGCGGCGCTACGTCGCGATGCTCCAGGCGCCGCCGCTCGAGGACTGCCGGGCGTACGTGCTCGACATGCGCCGCCGCGGCTTTCCCCAGTACGTCGCGCTCTGCGACGAGCGCGTCGCCGGCTGGTGCGACCTCTCCCCGGTCAACCGTCCGGTTCACGCGCACTGCGGCACGCTGGGTATCGGGGTGATCGCGGATTACCGCGGGCGCGGTCTCGGCAGCCGCCTGCTCGCGGCGACGCTGGAGCGCGGCCGCAAGATCGGTCTCACCCGCATCGAGCTCGAAGTGCGCGCAGCGAACCTGCCCGCGATCGCGCTCTACGAGCGCTTCGGCTTCGTCCGCGAAGGGGTGAAGAAGAACTCGGTGCGCATCGACGGCGAGTACGAGGACGTCATCGCGATGGCGTTGTTGTTCTGA
- a CDS encoding EAL domain-containing protein, with the protein MQHPFLPVQTHSFTSPGQIPARGHSAPRPRISRRLLLLLAALSGMLVVNVAVSYYHIARLVEADSGVTKSLRMRQALSSLDAGVAKAASAERGYAITGAVAFLEWHGRAVEDVGQAMAAARLLAAGDWAQQQRLGEIELAVGRAVGWLSEVIETRRTSGEQAALAKIAAGTGVVLLDSVRAAVERTREEEDALLRARTADARTNLHVTIAGLGVFTVASILLVVLLARAMRRDVTNREIAHESLFAAHEMLRSVLDTIPQRVFWKDRESRYLGCNDLFARDAGAGSPAEVVGKTDAELAMREHAAKYRRDDEAVMSSGQAKLGYEEPVSRADGSTGWLETSKVPLRDIEGGIIGVLGTYQDITARKAAEAQLERHACFDALTGLANRYLLADRIRQEIAHARRRAAVFAVAMVGLDGFKLVNDGYGHAIGDGVLAAAAQRLQGLLRSDDTVARYGGDEFALVLSCRGDERFATAIERILEAFEAPLTVQDRDIFITCSVGVSTFPQDGSDAATLLSHAGAAMYRAKERGRDRFEVFHAEMGARIRERICMERGLRRALEEGQLFLDYQPQLDLGTNEINGVEALARWKHPESGLISPARFIPVAEQSGLIVPLGTWILRHACMQARAWNARGLKPVVVAVNLSALQFRQAGFTELVADVLDESGLEPSQLELEITESLLMSEAEEALRVLTTLKDMGICLSIDDFGTGYSSLSYLRRLPVDKLKIDQSFVRDIPANANAVAIARSITSLAQSLDLRVIAEGVETAEQLEFLRTLRCDEIQGYYCSRPVPPAEIPPLLARGTALLFG; encoded by the coding sequence ATGCAACATCCTTTCCTGCCAGTGCAAACCCACTCGTTCACCTCGCCGGGCCAAATACCCGCTCGCGGCCATTCGGCGCCCAGGCCGCGGATCTCGCGCCGTCTCCTGCTGCTGCTCGCCGCCTTGTCCGGCATGCTCGTGGTCAACGTGGCGGTCTCTTATTACCACATCGCCCGCCTTGTAGAAGCCGACTCGGGCGTTACGAAGTCGCTGCGCATGCGCCAGGCGCTTTCCAGCCTGGACGCCGGCGTTGCAAAGGCCGCGAGCGCCGAGCGAGGCTACGCGATCACAGGCGCTGTCGCCTTCCTCGAGTGGCACGGCCGCGCGGTCGAAGACGTCGGACAGGCGATGGCCGCGGCGCGCCTCCTCGCGGCCGGGGATTGGGCGCAGCAACAGCGCCTGGGCGAGATCGAGCTGGCGGTGGGGCGTGCCGTCGGCTGGCTCTCGGAAGTCATCGAAACGCGGCGGACGAGCGGCGAGCAGGCGGCGCTGGCGAAGATCGCGGCCGGGACCGGTGTCGTGCTTCTGGATTCGGTGAGAGCCGCGGTAGAGCGCACGCGTGAGGAGGAGGACGCCTTGCTTCGCGCCCGCACCGCGGACGCACGAACGAATCTGCACGTCACGATCGCCGGTCTGGGGGTGTTCACCGTGGCGTCCATTCTGCTCGTGGTGCTTCTCGCAAGAGCCATGCGGCGGGATGTGACAAACCGCGAGATCGCTCATGAGTCGCTGTTCGCTGCCCACGAGATGCTCCGTTCGGTGCTCGACACCATCCCTCAGCGTGTCTTCTGGAAGGACCGGGAATCGCGGTATCTGGGCTGCAACGACCTGTTCGCGCGTGACGCGGGCGCCGGCAGTCCCGCGGAGGTCGTCGGCAAGACCGACGCTGAGCTCGCGATGCGGGAGCACGCGGCGAAGTACCGCCGGGATGACGAAGCCGTCATGTCCAGCGGACAGGCGAAGCTCGGCTATGAAGAGCCGGTCAGCCGGGCAGATGGGAGCACGGGATGGCTCGAGACGTCGAAGGTCCCGTTGCGCGATATCGAGGGCGGCATCATCGGCGTGCTGGGCACGTACCAGGACATCACGGCGCGCAAGGCGGCCGAAGCCCAGCTCGAGCGGCACGCCTGTTTCGATGCGCTGACAGGGCTGGCGAACCGTTACCTGCTGGCGGATCGTATCCGGCAGGAAATCGCACATGCCCGGCGCAGGGCCGCGGTCTTCGCCGTAGCGATGGTCGGCCTGGACGGCTTCAAGCTCGTCAACGACGGTTATGGCCACGCGATCGGCGATGGCGTGCTCGCGGCTGCGGCGCAGCGCCTTCAGGGGCTCCTTCGGAGCGACGACACGGTTGCCCGATACGGCGGGGACGAGTTCGCGCTCGTCCTCTCGTGCCGTGGAGACGAGAGATTCGCTACCGCGATCGAGCGGATTCTCGAGGCGTTCGAGGCGCCGCTCACGGTGCAGGACCGCGATATCTTCATCACGTGCAGCGTGGGCGTGAGCACGTTCCCGCAGGACGGCTCCGACGCCGCGACGCTCCTGAGCCATGCGGGTGCGGCCATGTACCGCGCCAAGGAGCGGGGCCGCGACCGGTTCGAAGTGTTTCATGCCGAAATGGGCGCGCGCATACGCGAGAGGATATGCATGGAGCGCGGCCTGCGCCGTGCGCTGGAAGAGGGGCAGCTCTTTCTCGATTACCAGCCGCAGCTCGATCTCGGCACGAACGAGATCAACGGCGTGGAAGCCCTCGCCCGATGGAAACACCCCGAATCCGGTCTGATTTCGCCGGCCCGGTTCATTCCGGTGGCGGAGCAAAGCGGCCTCATCGTTCCGCTCGGCACCTGGATACTCCGCCACGCGTGCATGCAGGCCCGGGCGTGGAACGCGCGCGGTCTCAAACCCGTGGTCGTGGCGGTCAACCTGTCGGCGCTGCAGTTCCGCCAGGCGGGGTTCACCGAGCTCGTCGCGGACGTTCTCGACGAGTCGGGGCTGGAGCCGTCGCAGCTCGAGCTCGAGATCACCGAAAGCCTGCTGATGTCGGAGGCCGAAGAAGCGCTGCGCGTCCTCACGACCCTCAAAGACATGGGGATATGCCTTTCCATAGACGATTTCGGCACCGGCTACTCGAGTCTGAGCTACTTGCGGCGGCTGCCGGTGGACAAGCTCAAGATCGATCAGTCGTTCGTCCGCGATATCCCGGCGAACGCGAACGCCGTGGCCATCGCCAGGTCGATAACATCCCTGGCACAGAGCCTCGACCTGCGAGTCATCGCCGAAGGCGTGGAAACGGCGGAACAACTGGAGTTCCTCAGGACGTTGCGATGCGACGAGATACAGGGGTACTACTGCAGCCGCCCGGTGCCTCCCGCGGAGATCCCGCCGCTGCTGGCGCGCGGGACTGCTCTGCTGTTCGGTTGA
- a CDS encoding helix-turn-helix domain-containing protein, giving the protein MNANETEAGAVRVRTHACADVDEIAAALTGLQARMWVADRPSGAAWKLLDVDVGGFRLMHGEMAGGFCGAAGVHERSLLVAVKLDATSPWNLHGCPVTEDEIAVIRPGTEYTLRTAAPGEWALVRLDALELEGRLTEMSEGGYARLRGALHVLRPAAEPLRALRAAVYRLIGASRAEAQASRLDGLTAALHAQILETVGGAMLRWDPAPRENDARVVRRALSYLEEHQGRAVYVSDLCAAGGCSERALRRAFNAVYDSSPIAFIRARHLNHARRALLAGRCQSVTEAAMQYSFYDVGRFSATYRKLFGELPSKTAERQRALTAD; this is encoded by the coding sequence ATGAATGCGAACGAGACTGAAGCCGGCGCTGTCCGCGTCCGTACCCATGCCTGCGCCGACGTGGATGAGATCGCGGCCGCTCTCACCGGCCTCCAGGCGAGGATGTGGGTGGCGGACCGGCCGTCAGGCGCCGCCTGGAAGTTGCTCGACGTGGATGTCGGCGGATTTCGGTTGATGCACGGGGAGATGGCCGGCGGGTTCTGCGGTGCTGCCGGCGTACATGAACGCTCCCTCCTCGTGGCGGTGAAGCTCGACGCAACCAGTCCGTGGAATCTGCATGGTTGTCCGGTGACGGAGGACGAGATCGCCGTCATCCGCCCCGGCACCGAGTACACGCTGAGGACGGCGGCACCTGGCGAGTGGGCGCTCGTGCGTCTCGACGCTCTCGAGCTCGAAGGCCGCCTCACCGAGATGTCGGAAGGCGGCTATGCGCGACTGCGCGGGGCGCTCCATGTATTGCGGCCGGCGGCGGAGCCGCTCCGGGCCCTGCGCGCAGCGGTGTATCGGTTGATCGGCGCGAGCCGCGCCGAAGCCCAGGCAAGCCGCCTGGATGGCCTCACCGCCGCCCTTCACGCACAGATTCTGGAGACCGTGGGCGGCGCCATGCTGCGGTGGGACCCGGCGCCGCGCGAGAACGACGCGCGTGTCGTCCGCCGCGCGCTCTCGTATCTGGAGGAGCACCAGGGCCGCGCGGTTTACGTGTCGGATCTCTGCGCCGCCGGCGGCTGCAGCGAACGCGCGCTCAGACGGGCCTTCAACGCCGTTTACGACTCGAGCCCGATCGCGTTCATCCGTGCGCGCCACCTGAACCACGCGCGACGTGCGCTTCTGGCCGGGCGCTGCCAATCGGTGACCGAGGCGGCGATGCAGTACAGCTTCTACGATGTCGGCCGTTTTTCGGCGACTTACAGGAAGCTCTTCGGCGAATTGCCGTCGAAAACGGCGGAACGTCAGCGCGCGCTGACGGCCGACTGA
- a CDS encoding molybdopterin cofactor-binding domain-containing protein produces the protein MGANDIRSTSRRRFMVGAAGLTFGAVAGAPSLVRAAAKLASTSRGTAINHYVTLTTDGTVYIMSPASEMGQGSLTSLPRIVAEEMDADWNKVVIVPAPPNNKLYGNPAFGGLQYTAGSATVTGYFTTLRQFGAQVRYVLVDNAAQRWNVPMSELTTVPGFVLHEKSGRRLSYGEIAGFMKVPAAAPQIELEPVTTRSFRLLGNDIGRVDVPQKVDGTLTYSIDVQVPGMVYGAILRQPVEGAAPSMLDDAAARAIEGVIDVVRLPYGVGVIADSPWAAFKAKNALKVTWSRKAAGWDYANDKAIEQFSRISLDGTKKGIAWDRKGDVDAAMKSAASVVEGEYRADYAYHAQMEPLNATAAVSPAGDACEIWVGTQSQTIAVDAVAKALSIPVEKVKYNGYLLGGGFGRRGNRDVEFIVDAVLMSKAAGKPVKVIWTREDDVKNGRFRPLYVNRIRAGLDANGKLTSWHHRVVCDRVLAFMDPVRWTTMKGRDNIAMRGTELPTYDVDDWLAEGLQQDTGMRTAPLRAIGVGQNAFANEVFMDEVAIKRGVDPVQFRLQHLSRQPRARAVIEEAAKMADWGRKREGRGLGVAYLDYSGTQLAGIAEVSVDRSTGAIKVHDFWCTIDCGIPVHPDNVIAQSESSLVYGLGLALTERITIEDGVVQQSNFYDYQVPRMKDLPEIHIKLMPTRNHPTGAGQMTTPLAAPAISNAVYQLTGVRLRMQPMLPERVLAALGEAPRRA, from the coding sequence ATGGGCGCGAACGACATTCGAAGCACCAGCCGCCGCCGCTTCATGGTCGGCGCCGCGGGTCTCACGTTCGGCGCCGTCGCCGGCGCGCCTTCGCTCGTTCGCGCAGCCGCCAAGCTCGCATCGACGAGCCGCGGCACTGCGATCAACCACTATGTCACGCTCACGACGGACGGCACGGTCTACATCATGTCACCCGCCTCCGAGATGGGGCAGGGCTCGCTCACCTCGCTGCCGCGCATCGTCGCGGAGGAGATGGACGCCGACTGGAACAAGGTCGTCATCGTTCCGGCCCCGCCGAACAACAAGCTCTACGGCAACCCGGCGTTCGGCGGGCTGCAATACACCGCCGGCAGCGCGACGGTCACCGGCTACTTCACCACGCTGCGGCAGTTCGGCGCGCAGGTGCGCTATGTCCTCGTCGACAACGCGGCGCAGCGCTGGAACGTGCCGATGAGCGAGCTCACGACCGTGCCGGGGTTCGTCCTGCACGAGAAGAGCGGCCGCAGGCTGTCCTACGGCGAGATCGCCGGCTTCATGAAAGTGCCCGCGGCGGCGCCGCAGATCGAGCTCGAGCCGGTCACGACCCGCAGCTTCCGCCTGCTCGGCAACGACATCGGGCGCGTCGACGTGCCGCAGAAAGTGGACGGCACGCTCACCTACAGCATCGACGTGCAGGTGCCGGGGATGGTCTACGGCGCGATCCTGCGCCAGCCGGTCGAAGGCGCGGCGCCTTCGATGCTCGACGACGCCGCGGCGCGCGCCATCGAAGGCGTGATCGACGTCGTGAGGCTGCCCTACGGCGTCGGCGTCATCGCCGATTCGCCGTGGGCCGCTTTCAAGGCGAAGAACGCGCTGAAGGTGACGTGGAGCCGCAAGGCGGCAGGCTGGGATTACGCCAACGACAAGGCGATCGAGCAATTCTCCAGGATCTCGCTCGACGGCACGAAGAAAGGCATCGCGTGGGACCGCAAGGGCGACGTCGATGCCGCGATGAAGTCGGCGGCGAGCGTGGTCGAAGGCGAATACCGCGCCGACTACGCCTACCACGCGCAGATGGAGCCGCTCAACGCCACCGCCGCGGTGAGCCCCGCGGGCGACGCGTGCGAGATCTGGGTCGGCACGCAGAGCCAGACGATCGCGGTCGACGCGGTCGCCAAGGCGCTCTCCATCCCCGTCGAGAAAGTGAAATACAACGGCTACCTGCTCGGCGGCGGTTTCGGCCGGCGGGGCAATCGCGACGTCGAGTTCATCGTCGACGCCGTGCTGATGTCCAAGGCCGCGGGCAAGCCGGTAAAGGTGATCTGGACGCGCGAGGACGACGTGAAGAACGGGCGCTTCCGGCCGCTGTACGTGAACCGCATACGGGCCGGGCTCGACGCGAACGGCAAGCTCACCTCGTGGCATCACCGCGTGGTGTGCGACCGCGTGCTCGCGTTCATGGACCCGGTGCGCTGGACCACCATGAAAGGCCGCGACAACATCGCGATGCGCGGCACCGAGCTCCCCACGTACGACGTCGACGACTGGCTTGCGGAAGGGCTGCAGCAGGACACCGGGATGCGCACCGCGCCGTTGCGCGCGATCGGCGTGGGGCAGAACGCGTTCGCGAACGAAGTGTTCATGGACGAGGTCGCGATCAAGCGCGGCGTCGACCCGGTGCAGTTCCGGCTGCAGCACCTCTCCAGGCAGCCGCGGGCGCGCGCGGTCATCGAAGAGGCCGCGAAGATGGCCGACTGGGGCCGCAAGCGCGAGGGACGGGGGCTGGGCGTCGCGTACCTCGACTATTCGGGAACGCAGCTCGCGGGAATCGCGGAGGTGTCGGTCGACCGCTCGACCGGCGCGATCAAGGTGCACGACTTCTGGTGCACCATCGATTGCGGGATCCCGGTCCATCCCGACAACGTGATCGCCCAGAGCGAAAGCTCGCTGGTCTACGGCCTCGGCCTCGCGCTCACCGAGCGCATCACGATCGAGGACGGCGTGGTGCAGCAGTCGAACTTCTACGACTACCAGGTGCCGCGCATGAAGGACCTGCCGGAGATACACATCAAGCTCATGCCGACGCGGAACCATCCCACCGGCGCGGGCCAGATGACCACGCCGCTCGCGGCGCCGGCGATCTCGAACGCGGTGTATCAGCTCACCGGCGTGCGGCTGAGGATGCAGCCGATGCTGCCGGAGCGGGTCCTGGCCGCGCTGGGCGAGGCACCGCGACGAGCCTGA
- a CDS encoding (2Fe-2S)-binding protein has protein sequence MTQKITTSLTVNGRRVSVTALADTPLLWVIREHLKLTGTKFGCGVGQCGACTVHLDGKPTQSCLYPLKDVAGRSVTTIEGLSADSSHPLQKAWIAEQVPQCGYCQSGQIMRAAGLLRETPRPTREQIVEYMSPNICRCGTYVRIVRAIERALRQA, from the coding sequence ATGACCCAGAAGATCACGACGTCGCTGACCGTCAACGGCCGGCGCGTGTCGGTCACCGCGCTCGCAGACACCCCGCTCCTGTGGGTGATCCGCGAGCACCTCAAGCTCACCGGCACCAAGTTCGGCTGCGGCGTCGGCCAGTGCGGCGCGTGCACCGTCCACCTCGACGGCAAACCCACCCAGTCCTGCCTGTATCCGCTCAAGGACGTCGCCGGGCGCTCGGTGACCACCATCGAAGGCCTGTCGGCCGACTCCAGCCATCCGCTGCAGAAGGCGTGGATCGCCGAGCAGGTGCCGCAGTGCGGCTACTGCCAGTCGGGACAGATCATGCGCGCGGCGGGGCTGCTCAGGGAAACGCCGCGGCCCACCCGCGAGCAGATCGTCGAGTACATGAGCCCCAACATCTGCCGCTGCGGCACCTATGTGCGGATCGTGCGCGCGATCGAGCGCGCTTTGAGGCAGGCGTAG
- a CDS encoding TauD/TfdA family dioxygenase — protein MASIKPSGETLGADVTGIDLSRPLTDRDFATIVSALGEHGVLRFPDQNLEAQSLRAFSSRFGGLQASVTGKLGVPGMPEVGILSNIIENGQPIGLADAGQDWHTDMSYNNLIGYTNVLYAVKVPRRDGKPLGATQFANMHAAYEDLDPELKERLAGCTATHDFNKFWEAMRTRPGSIRPPLTPEQRAKRPPSVHPVFLTHPITGRTVLYCNPGYAIRINELDQAESDRVLDFLFKHQLQDQYVYTHTWTERDVLMWDHIGTLHNAIPDYRADEPRLMLRCQVMADKVFEPGFGRLAA, from the coding sequence ATGGCTTCCATCAAACCCTCCGGCGAGACGCTCGGCGCGGACGTGACGGGGATCGACCTTTCGCGGCCTTTGACCGATCGCGATTTCGCGACGATCGTCTCGGCGCTCGGCGAGCACGGCGTGCTGCGCTTTCCCGACCAGAACCTCGAAGCGCAGAGCCTGCGTGCGTTCTCCAGTCGTTTCGGCGGCCTTCAGGCGTCGGTGACCGGCAAGCTCGGCGTCCCCGGCATGCCCGAGGTCGGCATCCTCTCGAACATCATCGAGAACGGCCAGCCGATCGGCCTCGCCGACGCCGGCCAGGACTGGCACACCGACATGTCGTACAACAACCTGATCGGCTACACCAACGTGCTGTACGCGGTGAAGGTGCCGCGGCGCGACGGCAAGCCGCTCGGCGCGACGCAGTTCGCGAACATGCACGCGGCGTACGAGGATCTCGACCCCGAGCTGAAAGAACGCCTGGCGGGCTGCACCGCGACCCACGACTTCAACAAGTTCTGGGAAGCGATGCGCACGCGCCCCGGCAGCATCCGCCCGCCGCTCACGCCCGAGCAGCGCGCCAAGCGCCCGCCGTCGGTGCATCCGGTGTTCCTCACCCACCCGATCACCGGGCGCACGGTGCTCTACTGCAATCCGGGTTACGCGATCCGCATCAACGAGCTCGACCAGGCCGAAAGCGACCGCGTGCTCGACTTCCTGTTCAAGCATCAGCTCCAGGACCAGTACGTCTATACCCACACCTGGACCGAGCGCGACGTGCTCATGTGGGATCACATCGGCACGCTGCACAACGCGATCCCCGATTACCGCGCCGACGAGCCTCGCCTCATGCTCCGCTGCCAGGTGATGGCCGACAAGGTCTTCGAGCCCGGTTTCGGCCGCCTCGCGGCGTAG
- a CDS encoding MFS transporter produces the protein MPLSGAKLVVAVCAAQVLVQIGAFFWPALLPQLMPLWGLSNGEAGWITAAFYAAYMLAVPVLVTLTDRVDVKRVYLFGVACTIVGHLVFGFYADGFWSALATRALTGIGWAGTYMTGVKLLADKVDKTLMSRAVAGHAASIGISGAISFACAEVLARVFGWQSAFVVAGVSAALAWAVVASSAPRQVPVAKPADGGTLFDFRPVFRNRSAMAYAQAYCIHTLEMNALRGWGVAFLGFVAGSTSGASWHLSPAYVLTALGLIGTAASVFGNEMAIRLGRRRLITVAMAGSVLVAASLGYVGSLSYGLAVALLLVYGFFVWLDSSSLTAGAAGTADPARRGATLAVHSSLGYAGGFVGPLMVGYALDALGGMSRLSWSVAFGLIAALMVLALAAFTAMRPRELAGDKKS, from the coding sequence ATGCCGCTCTCCGGTGCGAAGCTCGTCGTCGCGGTCTGCGCGGCCCAGGTGCTGGTGCAGATCGGCGCATTCTTCTGGCCCGCGCTGCTGCCGCAGCTCATGCCGCTGTGGGGACTCTCCAACGGCGAAGCGGGCTGGATCACCGCGGCGTTCTACGCCGCGTACATGCTCGCGGTGCCGGTGCTGGTGACGCTCACCGATCGCGTCGACGTGAAGCGCGTGTATCTCTTCGGCGTCGCCTGCACGATCGTCGGCCATCTGGTCTTCGGTTTCTACGCCGACGGCTTCTGGTCGGCGCTGGCGACGCGCGCGCTCACCGGCATCGGCTGGGCAGGGACTTACATGACGGGCGTCAAGCTCCTCGCCGACAAAGTCGACAAGACGCTGATGTCGCGCGCGGTCGCCGGACACGCCGCGAGCATCGGCATCTCGGGCGCGATCTCGTTCGCGTGCGCCGAAGTGCTCGCGCGCGTCTTCGGCTGGCAGTCGGCGTTCGTCGTCGCCGGCGTCAGCGCCGCGCTGGCGTGGGCGGTCGTCGCGTCGAGCGCGCCGCGGCAGGTTCCGGTCGCCAAGCCCGCCGACGGCGGCACGCTGTTCGATTTCCGGCCGGTGTTCCGCAATCGCTCGGCGATGGCTTACGCGCAGGCGTACTGCATCCACACGCTGGAGATGAACGCGCTGCGCGGGTGGGGCGTGGCGTTCCTCGGATTCGTCGCGGGCAGCACGTCGGGCGCATCGTGGCATTTATCGCCGGCGTACGTGCTGACCGCGCTCGGGCTCATCGGCACCGCCGCGAGCGTGTTCGGCAACGAGATGGCGATCCGGCTCGGCCGCCGCAGGCTCATCACCGTCGCGATGGCAGGGTCGGTGCTCGTCGCGGCGTCGCTCGGCTATGTAGGGTCGCTGTCCTACGGCCTCGCGGTTGCGCTGCTGCTCGTGTACGGGTTCTTCGTGTGGCTCGATTCGTCGTCCCTCACCGCGGGTGCGGCGGGCACCGCCGATCCCGCGCGGCGCGGCGCGACGCTCGCGGTGCATTCATCGCTCGGCTACGCGGGCGGCTTCGTCGGGCCGCTGATGGTCGGCTACGCGCTCGACGCGCTCGGCGGGATGTCGCGGCTGTCGTGGAGCGTCGCGTTCGGGCTGATCGCTGCGCTGATGGTGCTCGCGCTCGCGGCGTTCACGGCGATGCGCCCGCGCGAGCTCGCCGGAGACAAAAAATCGTAA